The stretch of DNA CGAATCTAAAGGAATGGTTATGAGTGTTTCCAGCGTACAGACAGGTCTTCCCCCTCGCCCCACAGTACAGCGTAAAACCAGTAGCACCCACAGTaacttttgtgttgttttgggGGGACTCTAGAAAGGTGAAGTTTTCTAGATGTGtacaggaagggaaaaaagaaaagggaggaagaaaggaaaggtttTTTTGTCTGGTGGTCTGATGGAAGAGGAATTGTTAAAATAAACatgagaaaacttaaaatttttgcagcatttctttaaaaactggGTTATAACTGAAACCAGATATGAACGGGTGGCTGCCCATGGAGTGTGGGTCACACTGGCTGGCCAGCTGGCCCGCCTGCCCAATGCCAGTGGCTCACCACAGCTGAGAAGCTTCTGGCACATGACGGACAACACTGGCCCGACAGTGGCTGGGTAGGGAGCAAACAGAGGCAGTGGCATGGCCCACTGTCTCAGACACTCAGGGCCAaattaaagaacagaaaatgCAAGAGAGATGAGATGCGTGCTTCTGTTGCTGTGTTAAAGGTAACCTCTCCCACAGGTTTTCTGTGCCTGCCTGCAACTGAGGCCCCAGCTTTCAGGTGCTGGAAAGTGTCTGCACCTCTTTGGGGGTGAGGGACTAACGCTTTTTATAGCTGGTTTGCTATAGAGTTCTGAACTCACTTTGCCGTCCTTCCTTCCACGCGGTCCTTCCTTCGCAATTTTGTTAGTAAACTGGTAGCAGCatttcacaaaaagagttttGAGGGAAGAGCGCAGAGAGACCGCGTGACTCCCGCCCCCTCCCTCCCGCCTGGGCCGGACTCCCCGAGTTCCCAGCGCAGGAGGCAGCTGGGCCCCGGCCACCTGCCCACCTGCCTGCCCGCCCACCGGGCTTCTGCAAGATGGGAATGCACTTCGTGGCTGACAGGCCGGTCAGTCCAAGCAGACATAAGGCAGAATGTTCAAGCGCCCGTCGTCGCCGTGCGGATCGAGCGATATGCACTGTGTCCAGTCATACCAGTTACCCTGTGTGTCCTGACACCCGTTCACCCCCGGCCACTGGCTGGCTTGGATTCTGTCGAGATCGTCCTGTGTGACCTCCCGGGTCAGACCGGGGAGGTCCGTGGGCGGGCTCTGAGGCACCAGCACGTGCAGCTGCCTGGCCCCTTGCCGGGTGCTCTCCTCCTGCTTCAGGTACTCAGACATGAAGTGGTGAGCCCCCGGGGTCTGCGCGCCCGATGATGAGAGCAGGCTGCTCTGCCGGCTCAGGTAGGACTGGATGATCTCGTTGCGTGACAGCTCCTTCCAGTTCGTCTGTTCGAAGGGGCTCTGGaggctggccttggcctcctgcTTGTCCAGCTCTGTCCTGGACTGCTGCTCCATGTGCACAGGGCTGTCTGCCCGCACTGGCTCTTTCTGGGTCAGAGGTTTGATCTGTCTCGTCATGGGGTCAAAGGTGAGCTTCCGCTCTTTTAACCGGACAGGCTTGACGCCCGCCTCAGCCACCTGCCCGTCCAAGTTAACCGTGTAGTCTCGAGGCCGGTACCTCTTCTTCTTTTTACTGTCCGAGCCCCCTGAGGAGGCAGCATCACTGTCCGCCTTGGAGGAGTCTGGGGAAAAGCCTGCCCGGGACAGGAGGGGCTCAGCTGGGGACAGCCCTGCCTTGCAGCCCGGCCCCGCCAGCCGCTGGTGGCTCTCAGGCTGCTCAAGCCAGCGCACTGGACTTTCCGCACTGGGCAGCAGCTCGAGCCGCCGTACGGGGGGTGTGGACGGCTGTGCCAGTGGAAGCGGTGACGGCACCTGTGTGGCA from Gorilla gorilla gorilla isolate KB3781 chromosome 20, NHGRI_mGorGor1-v2.1_pri, whole genome shotgun sequence encodes:
- the MED26 gene encoding mediator of RNA polymerase II transcription subunit 26 isoform X3, whose protein sequence is MVAVLEVISSLEKYPITKEALEETRLGKLINDVRKKTKNEELAKRAKKLLRSWQKLIEPAHQHEAALRGLAGATGSANGGAHNCRPEVGAAGPPRSIHDLKSRNDLQRLPGQRLDRLGSRKRRGDQRDLGHPGPPPKVSKASHDPLVPNSSPLPTNGISGSPESFASSLDGSGHAGPEGSRLERDENDKHSGKIPVNAVRPHTSSPGLGKPPGPCLQPKASVLQQLDRVDETPGPPHPKGPPRCSFSPRNSRHEGSFARQQSLYAPKGSVPSPSPRPQALDATQVPSPLPLAQPSTPPVRRLELLPSAESPVRWLEQPESHQRLAGPGCKAGLSPAEPLLSRAGFSPDSSKADSDAASSGGSDSKKKKRYRPRDYTVNLDGQVAEAGVKPVRLKERKLTFDPMTRQIKPLTQKEPVRADSPVHMEQQSRTELDKQEAKASLQSPFEQTNWKELSRNEIIQSYLSRQSSLLSSSGAQTPGAHHFMSEYLKQEESTRQGARQLHVLVPQSPPTDLPGLTREVTQDDLDRIQASQWPGVNGCQDTQGNWYDWTQCISLDPHGDDGRLNILPYVCLD